The genome window CTGCAGTTTCAAGGTCCATCATTAATCCTTTTTCCACAAATGGTACTAAGTCAGAGTGTAAAGTTTTAATAAGTCCGATTGTGTTCTTGTCTTTGTCAAGCTTTAGAACGTTCTCTAAATCAACACCAGACTCATACGTACGAACATTAACGTTTACCCCATATTCCTTTTCAAAGCCTTTTATAATGTTTTCTCTAAACCACTTATCTTGTGCTTCCATCATACGGATGTACAGAGTAATTTCATCAGTTTTGAATTCTTCGCCCGTGTCTTTTGAAGCATTTGAATTGTCACTGCCTGAACAACCAGCTAAAATCCCAACTAAAAGCATTGCAGTCATTATGATTGAAAATAACTTTTTCATGAAGGTTTTCCTCCTAATATTTTATATTTTTAAAGTGTTTATAACTTTAAATCCTGAGTTATTTGTGATTCTTCCTAATTCAATCGCTTTCATTAATCTTCTTGCAGCACGTTCAAGTAATTCCTCACCCGTTCCCATTGAATCATTCAGAGTCATAACTTGGTCAACAATTGGTGACACTAGGTGTATTCCCTCTTGCTTTAAGGATGACATATCACCTTCAAACTGACCTGTAAAAACAACAACTGGTACATGGTACTTTGCTGCAATTCTTGCGATTCCCACCGGGGCCTTACCATTTAACGATTGTGTATCGAACTTTCCTTCTCCGGTAATCACTATGTCTGCCGTTTTGATGTGATGTTCAAGATTACTGGCTTCCGCAATTAACTCAAACCCACTTCTCATCTCAACTTTTAAAAACGATTGTAATGAATAACCAAAACCACCCGCAGCGCCACTTCCAGGTGAATCAATTTCATTTTTCGATACTGTTCTGTTTACAACTGAAGCATAATGCTCCATGTTTTTCTCGAATTCTTCAAGTTTCTCATTTTGAATGCCCTTTTGCGGCCCAAAAACATAGACAGCGCCATTTTTTCCTAGTAACGGGTTTGTTACATCTGATGCAATCGTGATTTCTACTTCATGTAGGTTTTGGTATAGCTGTGAACAATCTATTGATTGGACATTCCCCAAACAATCTCCGCAACCTTTTAGAGGTTGATGATTTTCGTCGTAAAATTTTACACCAAGTGCTTGCAAAAACCCTGTACCCGCATCGACAGTTGCGCTGCCACCAAGACCAATCAAGATTTTCTTGGCTCCTCGTTTTAACGCACTTTTAACGAGTTGGCCTGTCCCAAACGTTGAGGCTTTAAGAGGATTTTTCTCAGTTTCAGAAAGCAACGGCAATCCGGATGCGGAAGCGGTTTCAATAATTGCTGTTTTACTTTCTTCAATCCAGCCATATGCTGCTTCGATACTTCGCCCTAATGGATCCTCGACCCATTCAATCACCCTTTCACCATTCATGAATGTTAAAAAGGCTTCTACTGTACCTTCTCCACCATCAGCTACTGGTATCTTGATTGTCTCTATGTCACTATTTTCTTGCTTGATGCCATCTTCAATTTTGGCCGCAGCACTCGTACTTGGCACCGACCCTTTAAAGGAATCAGGTGCAATGACAATTTTCATATTATTCTCTCCTTTTGTCGGCCGTAGAGTCAGTAGTTTCCTCATAAATCTTGATAGAGAATGTCGTTTCCTGCATCTCCATTTTTTATGCGCACATGTTAGCACTTAACTTGTACATACAATTTGACTGGCTTGCTATTATCATACAAAACTATAAAAGCGTTTTCTATGTTACTCATAACAAAGTTAACACAGGAATTTTTGTTACAGAGAACATAAATACCGGTCTTATTATTTAAAAAACCTCCTACGCTTATGCGAAAAGAGGTTTCATAACACTTTCTAAATATTGTTGTAATGCCTCATAGGAATAATATCTTTTGCCGAGTTCAAAATTATGGTCTGTACAAGTTTGATAAAGCGTTGGATCGGTTAAAATCCTAACAATTTCTTGTGCTGCTTGCACCACCTTATCAGCTGGCACCTCAATTAAGCCGTTTGAAGCCACGGTATGTTGACCACCCAAACTTGTAAACATAAACTCCTTATCTGCTATGTCTGTTTGAAAGACAGGATATTCATAGATTACAATTGGTTTTTTCGCGAAAACTCCTTCTAACAGCTGATTTCCCCAACCTTCTAAAATACTTGGATATGTGATAAAATCCGCAATCACGTATGCATCCCAGAGTGAGTAAATCTTAAGCTGGTTTTCCAATCTTCGTGAATGGTCAACTCGTTCATTTACAAAACGGATATCCACATCAAGTTGGTTGGCTTTCTTTTTCAATAATTCCAGATACCTAGGCATTGATTCAGGTAATCCCGCTAGAACATAAACTACCTTTGTAGTTGGAATAATTTTCTTGCCATTATAGAGCTTTTTTCCAACCATCCCTTTCACTTGGCGTTGGATTTCAGATACAACATCTATTCCGAGCTCAATTGCTTTTCGTTCTGTAATACGAGTTGCCTGTAAGATTATGATATCGTCTTCATCAAGCCCAAGCGTTTCCCTTATATCATAGTTATAATCGTCAACTATCCATCGTTTACCATCAAAGTCAAATACATTCGGAACAACCTTAGATGAAATGCCTCGTCGTTCTATTAATTCATCTTGTGCAATTTTGTTAATCACGACATGGTTCACATTGTCTAATGCTGGCGGAAAATATTGTTCTAACCAGTCATTGATAAATGAGCAAGTTGGAGTACTATAGCGCTCCCTTTCCCAGTAAAAATCATGATGATGACAAAGATACGTAATATTCATCTTTTCAGCTACATGATAAAATGCAATCGCTGCAGGCAATCCCCACCCCAACGATAAGATATTATTTGGAATGAGCACGTCGATTTTTTCATTCTCTATAAATTTCATTAACTTTTGTTCTATTTTTGAAGTAAATAGAAGGATATCGTTCTTAAAGGACTCCTCATCTTCATAATCCATCAATCGATCATAGGCATTATATACAAACTTATTATTTAACGGGTGCATGTAATAAAGCTCCTCAATTACATACGCGGATGTTTGCCCTCCACTTCCTGCCAAAAAGAGTACCTCATGCCCCATCTTTTCAAGTGCAAGCTTCCATTTTTCCATTTCTAACGACACACCATCTGTTTCCCCAACTCGAAAATGAGCCAATGCAATTTTCACGTTATCACCCCTTGTTGAATTATGCTTTTAGCCATAAGACTTGATATGGCACAATTTCAATGTTAATAATTCCATCTTTATTTTCTACTTTTTTACCTGATACTAAATCGGTTAAGTTCTTACCCTTTTCAATACGAACTGATTCCTGAATAAATACAGTTTCGTTTGATACATTGATTAGCACCACAACTTCTTCTTGCTCATCTAAGGATGTACGCTTAATTGAAAATAAACGCTCGTCTAAAAACAGTACCTCTTGAAGGGCATTTGGATGAAAAGCCTTCTGTGATTTGCGGAGTGAAATCATCTTTTTAAACTGAGAGAAAATAAGTGAACGAACAGATTCTGGTTGCTTTAACTCTTCCTCTAGCTGAGTTCTATTTAATTTTTCTCGGTTAATGGAACGG of Bacillaceae bacterium S4-13-56 contains these proteins:
- a CDS encoding glycerate kinase; this translates as MKIVIAPDSFKGSVPSTSAAAKIEDGIKQENSDIETIKIPVADGGEGTVEAFLTFMNGERVIEWVEDPLGRSIEAAYGWIEESKTAIIETASASGLPLLSETEKNPLKASTFGTGQLVKSALKRGAKKILIGLGGSATVDAGTGFLQALGVKFYDENHQPLKGCGDCLGNVQSIDCSQLYQNLHEVEITIASDVTNPLLGKNGAVYVFGPQKGIQNEKLEEFEKNMEHYASVVNRTVSKNEIDSPGSGAAGGFGYSLQSFLKVEMRSGFELIAEASNLEHHIKTADIVITGEGKFDTQSLNGKAPVGIARIAAKYHVPVVVFTGQFEGDMSSLKQEGIHLVSPIVDQVMTLNDSMGTGEELLERAARRLMKAIELGRITNNSGFKVINTLKI
- a CDS encoding glycosyltransferase family 4 protein; this encodes MKIALAHFRVGETDGVSLEMEKWKLALEKMGHEVLFLAGSGGQTSAYVIEELYYMHPLNNKFVYNAYDRLMDYEDEESFKNDILLFTSKIEQKLMKFIENEKIDVLIPNNILSLGWGLPAAIAFYHVAEKMNITYLCHHHDFYWERERYSTPTCSFINDWLEQYFPPALDNVNHVVINKIAQDELIERRGISSKVVPNVFDFDGKRWIVDDYNYDIRETLGLDEDDIIILQATRITERKAIELGIDVVSEIQRQVKGMVGKKLYNGKKIIPTTKVVYVLAGLPESMPRYLELLKKKANQLDVDIRFVNERVDHSRRLENQLKIYSLWDAYVIADFITYPSILEGWGNQLLEGVFAKKPIVIYEYPVFQTDIADKEFMFTSLGGQHTVASNGLIEVPADKVVQAAQEIVRILTDPTLYQTCTDHNFELGKRYYSYEALQQYLESVMKPLFA